In Streptomyces rapamycinicus NRRL 5491, the genomic stretch CGACACCGGTGCCGAGATGCCGACCGGCGAGCGGGAGAATCTGCTGGACCGCGTACGCGGCTTCGAGGAGTCCGCGCGGCAGCGGGTGGCGGACCTGCGGACCCAACTGGCGCGGGCGGAGGAATTCGCCGCTACTCTGGGCGAGCGCCTCACCTCGGCGCAGCGTCACTGACGACGTTGGGTCAGCACGTCCCATCGAGATCGAAGGACGGCGCGTGGTGGATCCGCACGCTCCAACCTGGGAACAGCGCCCGGTTGAAGGTTCAATTTCGCACCTAGCGCCGGGCCCAGGGAACGCGTGGCAACCCCTCAGCTCCCGTGGACCGAGTCCTCCTTGTCCGGGATGACGCTGCCGTCCTGTCGCCGCACCGGACCCAGCGTGCCGTCGGAGTTGGTGTATCCAGTGGTGGAACAGGGGTAGGCGGCCTCCTTGCGCGGCAGCGGATCGATGAACATGGGGTTGATCAGCCAGGCACCGTCCGCGTTGTCGTAGGCCCGGCACATGATCTCGTTCTTGTTCCGGTTGAGGACCAGGCCCGCGCCGGTGGCGTCGCCGACCATGGTCACATCGGTGTCGGCATCACCCGCGCCAATCACCAGGCGCCCCTCAGGAGGCTGCTGTTTCCAGGCAGCAGGGCCGGTGACACCGAACACCTTCTCGTTGAGCCAGCAGCGCTTGCCCTCGATGTACGGCATGACCTTGCCCTTGCTGTCGGGTTCACCACCGCACCCTTCCTGGGTGTAGGTGATCCGCCCCCGACGGTCGAGCAGGTTGCGGATGGCGAGAGTGTGCTGGCGGTCGACGCCGACGCCACTCGCCCAGGCGTTGGTGACCGGAGTGCTGCCCGCGGAATCCACCCACACCTCGAAGCCCGCCTTCTTCAGGACCCGGATCAGGTCCTTGATCTGCGGGTTGTAGCGAGCGTAGGCGTGCAGGGTGTGGCTGCCGACCCGCTGCGTGGCGCCGACGGGCGCAGCCAGCGCCTCGGCCCGGGACTTCCGCGCGTAGGAGGTGACCTCGGCCTCGGTGTGGCCCGCGAACAGCTGGGGCACCCAGGCGTATTGGGGAAGAGTCCGGCGGCTGTTCCACTCTCCCGCGAATGCCTTGTGGCCGTTCATCAGGGTGGCCTCACTGCGGATGGAGAAAATCTCGTCCGTGCAGGCGGTGTTGGCGGAAGTCGGCAGTGGCGCACCGGCGGGCACATCCGTGCCACATGCTTTGGTCAGTGCCCGGTCGGCTTCCTCGGTCAGCCAGGGACTGGTGTCGGACCAGCGTGCCGGTCGCAAGACCTTGTCGTGCTTGAGAGCCCAGGCGATGGCGAGGTCGGTGATGTCGTTCTTGGTGACGGTGTTGTCCCAGTCGAAGGCGGCGACTGGCCGCTTGTCATGACGCATATGCGGGTTG encodes the following:
- a CDS encoding haloacid dehalogenase-like hydrolase, which translates into the protein MRTASLGAVLGLASVALLTSLIPAGTTYAAGTAAGRPHCPRLSSSLAWYGDNRERLQRVIDEHGTCGNPHMRHDKRPVAAFDWDNTVTKNDITDLAIAWALKHDKVLRPARWSDTSPWLTEEADRALTKACGTDVPAGAPLPTSANTACTDEIFSIRSEATLMNGHKAFAGEWNSRRTLPQYAWVPQLFAGHTEAEVTSYARKSRAEALAAPVGATQRVGSHTLHAYARYNPQIKDLIRVLKKAGFEVWVDSAGSTPVTNAWASGVGVDRQHTLAIRNLLDRRGRITYTQEGCGGEPDSKGKVMPYIEGKRCWLNEKVFGVTGPAAWKQQPPEGRLVIGAGDADTDVTMVGDATGAGLVLNRNKNEIMCRAYDNADGAWLINPMFIDPLPRKEAAYPCSTTGYTNSDGTLGPVRRQDGSVIPDKEDSVHGS